The following are from one region of the Cryptococcus deuterogattii R265 chromosome 8, complete sequence genome:
- a CDS encoding transcription elongation factor SPT4, with product MPPKSGRAELRACLVCSILQSTNDFLTQGCPNCEDILEMRGSAERVAECTSLLYDGMIAMIEPSESWVARWQRIDKRMRGIYAVRVTGRAPQDVIDAIEARGGVYRPRDAVED from the exons ATGCCTCCTAAATCTGGAAGAGCGGAGCTCCGTGCTTGTCTTGTCTGTTCTATCTTACAATCCACAAACGACTTTTTAACGCAGGGATGTCCTAATTGCGAAGATATTCTCGAG ATGAGGGGATCGGCTGAAAGAGTGGCAGAATGTACGAGTTTGTTGTATGATGGTATGATTGCGATGATTGAACCGTCCGAGAGCTGGGTTGCGAGATGGCAACGCATAG ATAAAAGGATGAGAGGCATTTATGCTGTGCGAGTGACAGGTCGGGCACCGCAAGATGTAATTGATGCGATTGAAGCCAGGGGTGGTGTCTATAGACCTAGAGATGCGGTTGAAGATTAG
- a CDS encoding bromodomain-containing protein 8 has product MSSKTPLSDPLTIQEKLLLSQAVYKLGAFSWAEVSSLLLDHPCIKDATPHARPAKLFTPERCEGIYKELMGVIGINVPAPDGIKPHAKSHLRLAQNFYIARLTELQNEISSYETQFTSLMSEITALKKGELDNQLREEIKAGLQRKFGKKAVEEWMPGKAEIQKAVEDGPVKEEEMDAVDPEFVKEDREKEEKQKDVEEQGKDVEMVDYSTSEETPAVSVLEKQDGPTKSSKPETVEAKAEKPVEEVKTPKAARTTTSPQPSPLSPAPSDHSSVRSAKSAAEEKEDEDMEEEAGKEEEKEEEGVVPEKKSNKRKAIAQPKGAPPTKRSSRRGAVTEEPEVSEAEEAEEEEGVEEKEEEPPITRGRRSKRSSLTKPSASPSVPPKDTSPTVSRRAPSVSSTASAATPGGEGERRSSRRTAVAAAGRRGMRDDVVSKSVRGQTADAADADDGPPTPTAAEDHEPETRKSTRASRRKSGHPEHQQQAAATPTPVERERRGTRATTRNLRESVENEQELASVNNGDENNDHDDDHTINNNNDEVENPDPDAPVVSVPSNNNRGKGKKSSKPFLFSLLEAIASHRFGTIFESPVRKSDAPDYYSVIKKPMDLKTIKGRIKEGRIERIDELERDVLLMFSNAMMYNASDSQVYGMAKEMMKDCEGHFAHFRNMELELDKEG; this is encoded by the exons ATGTCTTCCAAAACACCCTTGTCCGATCCATTAACAATCCAAGAAAaacttctcctctcccagGCAGTCTACAAACTCGGGGCATTCAGCTGGGCAGAGGTGAGCAGCCTTTTGTTAGATCATCCTTGTATCAAGGATGCCACACCCCATGCCAGGCCGGCAAAACTTTTCACGCCAGAGCGATGTGAGGGTATATACAAGGAACTTATGGGTGTTATTGGTATTAATGT GCCTGCGCCGGATGGTATCAAGCCGCATG CCAAATCACACCTTCGTCTAGCCCAAAATTTCTACATAGCCCGTTTAACGGAATTACAAAACGAAATATCATCATACGAAACCCAGTTCACGTCTCTCATGTCTGAAATTACCGCTCTCAAGAAAGGAGAATTGGATAACCAACTGCGTGAAGAGATTAAGGCTGGGTTGCAAAGAAAGTTTGGTAAAAAGGCTGTTGAAGAGTGGATGCCTGGAAAGGCTGAAATTCAGAAAGCAGTAGAGGATGGGCCTgtaaaagaggaagagatggacgCTGTGGACCCAGAGTTTGTGAAGGAAGAcagggagaaggaagagaagcaaaaggatgtggaagaacagggaaaggatgttgagatggtGGACTATTCGACTTCGGAAGAGACCCCAGCCGTTTCTGTTTTGGAGAAGCAGGATGGACCGACAAAATCGTCAAAGCCTGAAACTGTCGAAGCAAAAGCTGAAAAGCCGGtagaagaggtgaagacaCCCAAGGCAGCACGCACCACTACTTCTCCGCAGCCATCACCACTTTCACCCGCTCCGTCCGACCATTCTTCTGTCCGATCTGCTAAATCTGCTgccgaagagaaagaggatgaggatatggaggaagaggcaggaaaagaagaagagaaggaggaggaaggagtcGTAcccgagaagaagagcaataAGCGTAAAGCCATCGCACAACCCAAGGGTGCACCTCCTACGAAGCGAAGTAGTCGACGGGGCGCTGTCACCGAGGAACCCGAAGTATCcgaagcggaagaggctgaagaagaagaaggagtggaggaaaaggaagaagagccaCCTATAACTCGTGGCCGTCGTTCTAAACGTTCTTCCCTGACAAAAccatctgcttctccttctgtacCCCCCAAGGATACTTCACCTACTGTATCCCGACGTGCCCCATCCGTCTCCTCTACAGCTTCTGCTGCCACACCAGGAGGCGagggtgaaagaaggagttCAAGACGTACCGCTGTGGCTGCTGCAGGTAGACGAGGGATGAGGGACGATGTAGTCTCTAAATCAGTCCGAGGTCAGACTGCCGATGCGGCGGACGCGGACGACGGACCCCCAACTCCAACTGCGGCAGAGGATCATGAGCCTGAAACGCGTAAATCGACTCGAGCCTCGCGCCGGAAATCTGGTCACCCCGAACACCAACAACAAGCCGCGGCGACACCTACCCCCGTTGAACGTGAGCGTCGAGGAACTCGGGCAACTACACGAA ACCTTCGCGAATCGGTCGAAAATGAGCAAGAACTTGCTTCAGTGAACAATGGCGACGAGAATAATgaccatgatgatgatcacaccataaataataataatgacGAGGTAGAAAATCCCGATCCCGACGCTCCCGTTGTCTCAGTCccaagcaacaacaacaggGGGAAAGGCAAGAAATCATCCAAGCCATTCTTGTTCTCCCTCCTTGAAGCGATTGCTTCTCACAGATTTGGCACAATCTTCGAGTCCCCCGTCAGAAAATCTGATGCCCCGGATTATTATTCAGTGATCAAGAAACCTATGGACTTGAAGACGATCAAAGGGAGGATCAAGGAGGGGAGGATCGAGCGGattgatgagcttgaaagGGATGTGCTCCTCATGTTCTC GAATGCGATGATGTACAATGCTTCTGATTCTCAAGTCTACGGAATGgcgaaggagatgatgaaggattGTGAAGGGCATTTTGCCCACTTCAGGAACATGGAGTTAGAATTGGACAAGGAAGGATAG